Within the Ruficoccus amylovorans genome, the region CGGCATGCGCGGGTTGACCTGCGCGATCACGCAGCGGGCGCTCTGGACGGCGGCGGAGATCACGTCCACGCTCACCCCGAGCGAGCAGAAGCCCATCTCGTCCGGCGGGGAGACCTGGATCAGCGCGACATCGAGCGGGAGAATCGCCTCCTTGAAAAGCGCGGGCACATCGCTGAGAAAACTGGGCGTGTAGTCGCTCCATCCGGCGTTGACCGACTCGCGGGTGCCGGTACTGAGGAAGAAACAGTTGACCTTGAAGGTGTCGTGGTACTTTTCCTCCGCCCAGGGCGAGCCGCCGAGGACGAAGATGTGTACCAGCTCGATATCTTTGAGCTGTTCGCGACACTTGAGCATGGAAGCCACCAGCGCATGCGGGCAGGCGGCGGTTGAGCCGATAAAGACGCGGCTCCCGGGGCGGACCAGCTTCGGCCAGGCGCGGACATCGAGGGGCTTCATCGGTTGTGAGATTACCCCACGGGCCATGTCCGGGGCAACTCCGGATTACGGCTCGGGAGTGACCGTGCGGGAGATCCTTCTCATGTGTAACCTGTGCTGGCATTTGCCGGGCTGATGATGCACATTAGCCCGGACATGGCGGTGGACATCAAAAGCGCGTTGCAAGAGCAGGCCCGTGAGTTGGGACTGGACGCGCTCGGCGTCGCCCCAATCGAGCCACCGCTGCGCCGTGAGTATTACCTGAAGTGGATTGCGGACGGGCGACACGGTGATATGGGCTGGATGGAGCGCAATAATGAGCGCCGCCTGCACCCGGCGAATATCCTGCCCGAGGCCCGCAGCATCATCTGCGCGGGGGTGAACTACTGGCAACCGGAGCCGCCCCGGCGCGGGCGCATTGCAAAGTACGCGCTCGGCGGCGATTACCACAAGGCGGTGCTCAAGAAGTTGAAAAGACTCTGCGACTATTTGCGTGAGAATCACGGTGGTGCGCAGCGGCCCTATGTCGATACCGGCCCGGTGCTGGAAAAGCCGATCAGCGTGCAGGCCGGGCTTGGGTGGCAGGGCAAGAGCACGATCCTGCTCAACCCGACGCACGGCACCTGGCTGTTTCTCGGGGTGATTTTTACCACGCTGGAACTGGAGCCGGACGCACCTCCTCCTGAGCGTTGCGGCACCTGCACTCGCTGTATTGATGCCTGTCCGACGGGGGCGATTCACGCGCCCTTCCAGCTCGATGCCCGGCGCTGCATCTCTTACCTGACGATTGAGCACAAAGGGGCCATCCCGCACGAGTTCCGCGCAGCCATCGGCGACCGCCTCTACGGCTGCGACGAGTGCCTCGACGTGTGCCCGTGGAACAAGTGGGCGCAACTGACCCGCGAAGCGAAATTCGCCCCGCGCGCGTATCCGGATTTGCGTGAGATGCTTGGCTGGGATGAGGACACGTTCAACGAAACGCTGGCCGGGACGCCGATGCGCCGTACCGGGCTCTCGCGTTGGAAGCGCAACATCTGCGTGGTCCTCGGCAATACCGGTACCGCCGCCGACCGTCCCGCATTAGAGCGTGCCGCCGCCGATCCCGATCCGCTCGTGGCCGAGCATGCGCAATGGGCGGTGTGCAGGCTCAATTCGAGAACGGGCGCTCCGCGCCCCCATACCCCGCAGGGCCCGGCTGGACCAGTATTTTAGCCTGTGCTTTCGATGCTGCGCATCGCATCAACGTTTGTTGAAAAAGCTAAGCTTCTTCAACAAACGCTGAGCAAAGCATCCAAACTGGCTCAGCAAAACTGAGCAGGCATGGGGTAGCCGCCTTTTTGGCGGCGATGGGGCACAGCCCCATCATTCGGATCAAACGCCGAGCGTTTGCTAGAGGCGGGGGAGGGTGAGTCCGCCGTCCACCATGATGACCTGACCGGTGGAGTAGGGGAAGTCGCCCCGCGCGAGCGAGGAGACGGCCCGCCCGATGTCGTCGGGGAAGCCCCAGCGCGGCGTCACGCAGAGGCCGTCGGCGATGAGCTTGTCATACTTTTCCGTTACACCGGCGGTCATGTCGGTCTTGATCACGCCGGGGCGCACTTCATAGACCGGGATGCCGTACTCGCCCAGGCGCACCGCGAAGAGCTGCGTCGCCATGGACAGGCCGGCCTTGGCGATGCAGTACTCGCCCCGGTTGACGGAAATGACCGTGGCCGAGATCGAGCTGACGTTGATGATCGCGCCCTGGAAGGCGTCGTCGGCCTTCTTCTGCCCGACCATCCAACGGGCGGCAGCCTGTGTCAGGAAGTATGCGCCCTTGAGGTTCGTGCCCACGACGTAGTCGAAGCTTTCTTCGCTGGCTTCGAGGATGTCGAGGCGCTCCTTGGGGGCGACTCCGGCGTTGTTGACCAGCACGTTGAGCTTGCCGAAGCTCTCGCGCACGACCGCGAGGATGCCCTCACGACTTTCCTTCGAGCCGATGTCGCCACGGGCGTAGGCGGTGCGGGCGCCGAGGGCCTGAAGGGCCTGCAAGGTGTCGGCCACCTGCTCCTCGGGACGCATGCCGTTAATGACCAGGTCGAATCCGGCCTTGGCCAGGTGCTCGGCGCAGCCGAAGCCAATGCCGCGGCTGCCGCCTGTCACCAGTGCGACGGGTTTAGAGGATTTGTCATTTTTCATAGCAAATGGGTCATTGTTCAATGATGGGAGCGTGCTGTCTTGAGAGAGGATTCGATGATTCTCGACAGCTCAGTGACCTCGCCCAGCAGCGGGGCAACGAGTTCGCTGGCGGGCGCACCTGTCTTGTGTAGAATACGCAGCCAGATGCGAGATTCGTTGAGTTCTTTGCGGACTATCCCCAGCTTGTGGATGAAATCGGCCTTGCTCTCTGCACCCCGGGCTTCCGCATAGTTGGGAGCCGGAGCGCAGGAGCTGTTTGCCGATATGTTTGCCCGCTTCATCGGTGGGGATATGCCGGGTCAGACGAATGACTGACACAGCAAACTCCACGAAGCGGTCCTCCAGTTGATTGGCTCGGTTCAGGGCTGGGGAAGAATCGCTCACTGGAGGAGGTCAATTGACAATGAAAAATGAACGCTGGCAAATGGCCGATCCTCAGTTCGCGGTCAGCTTGTTCAACTCGTCCACGAGGGCCGGGTCGGCGGGATGGCCAAGCCAGAGGATTTCGCCGGAGGGGGCGACGAGCGCGACCTGCGGGATGGAGGCCACGTTCAGCATGTCGGAAAGGGCAAAGTCCGGGGTTTCGAGCAGCCAGTTGATCTTGGTGCTGGCGATGTCGAGTTCGGTCCCGACCTTGGCGGCGGCGGCCTGGTCTTCGAGGTTGACTCCGGCGAAGACGATACCCTTGTCCGAGTACTCGGCGGCGCGGGCCTTCAGTTCGGGCATGGCCTGCATGCACGGGCCGCACCAGCTCGCCCAGAAGTCGATGTAAACGGCTTTGTTGCCCTTGGCCAGGTCGGCCAGCGTGACGGTCTTGCCCTCGTCGGTGACGACGGCCAGTGCCTTGTCCATCGGGACGCTCAGGTCCTGCATGAACTTGGACTGCCAGTACTCGTTAACCCACTGTCCGCCGATACCGGCGGTGATTTCGGGCATCTGGACGAAAGCCTTGCCGATGGCGGCTTCGGCCTTGGCGGTGTCACCGGCGTCCCAAGCCTGCTTGGCGTCGGCCATGATGATGATGGCGCGGGCGGCGCGGGCGTTTTCGGAGTTTTCGCCGTCGGCCTTTTCAATCGCGGGGATGGCTTCCTTGACCTTGGCGATGTTGGCCTGGGCCTTGTCATCCATGCCGAGTTGGTAGTAGGCCATCGTCTCGATCAGCATCAGCTCGGTCTCGGAGGCTCCCTGCCCCTTGAGCTGCTGGAGCTGTTGGTCGATCATGGCCTGGCGCGGGTCGCCAGCGTCGGGGGTGGCCTGCTGGGCCACGGCAGGTTGGACAAAGGCAAAGAGCGCGGCCGCGGCGGCGCCTGCGAGAATAAGAGCGGGTGATTTCATAGGTTGTTCTATCCGGTGTTAATAGGTTGTTGGACGAGGATTACCTTGCCCACGACGGGTGCCGTGGGCAAGGCTTTCCTCACGTCCAATACGGGGCCGCCCGGCCTGGGGGAAGCCTGGCGCAGGCGGCGATTATGCGGTTGTTACCGGATAAAAGACAGGGACCTAGGCTTTCAGTTCCGGCAGCTCGATCCACTGGCGGGCTTCGCTGCTCTTGATGCCGTACTCGGCCAGCTGCACGCCCTTGGCACCTTCGAGGAGGGTCCAGCGGAAGGGCTCGTCGAGCACGACGTGGCGCAGGAACAGCTCCCACTGCACCTTGAAGGCGTTGTCGTGGCTCTCCTGCTCGGGTACCTTGCTCCAGCCGTCGAAGAAGTCGATGGGCTGGGCAATGTCCGGGTTCCAAATCGGCTTGGGCGTGTTGCCGTAGTGCTGGATCCACACGTCGCGCAGGCCGACGATGGCGCTGCCCTTGGTGCCGTCCACCTGCATGGTGAGCAGGTCGTCGCGGCGCACGCGCACATTCCAGGAGGAGTTGAAGTGGCAGATGACGCCGTTTTCCAGCTCAAAGGTCGAGTAGGCGCTGTCGTCGGCGGTGCACTTGTAGGGCTTGCCCTGCTCGTCCACGCGCTCGGGGATGTGGGTCGCGGCGAGGCAGGAGACGCTCTTGACCGGGCCGAAGAGGTTGTCGATCACATAGCGCCAGTGACAGAGCATATCGACGACCATGCCGCCGCCGTCTTCCTTGCGGTAGTTCCAGGAGGGGCGCTGGGCCGGGATGGTGTGGCCCTCGAAGACCCAGTAGCCGAACTCGCCGCGCACGCTGAGGATGTCGCCAAAGAAGCCGTTTTCCTTCAGACGCATGAACTTGAGCATACCGGGCAGCCAGAGCTTGTCCTGGACAACGCCGTTCTTGACCCCGGCGTCGCGGCAGATTTTGTACAGTTCGTAGGCGTCCTCGGTCTTGATGGCGGTGGGCTTTTCGCAGTAAACGTGCTTGCCCGCCTCGGCGGCCTTCTTGACCGCGTCGAAGCGCTGGAGCGTGCCCTGCGAGTCGAAGTAGATGCTGAAGCGATCGTCGTTCATCACGCTGTCAAGGTCGGTCGTGTATTCCTTGACGCTGCTGATCTCGGTCAGGTGCTTGAGCTTGTTTTCGTTGCGACCGACCAGGATCGGGTCGGGCATGATGACTTCGTTCGGGCTGATCTTGACGCCGCCCTGCTTGATGATCGCGTCGATGGAGCGCAGCAGGTGCTGGTTCGTGCCCATGCGGCCCGTGACGCCGTTCATGATGATGCCAACTTTGTGTGTCTTCATTGGAGTGTAATGGCTAATTGTTGATCGTTAAATGGCTGTGATTGGTTGTCGCCTGTATCCAGATTATGAATACTGGAGATAGGCTTCCTTGATCTGGTCGAGGAACTTGTTCTGGTCTTCCTTCCACCAGCGGTTGGAAAAGATTTCGACTTCGTTGTAGCCCTTGTAGCCGGTGGCCTCGACCCAGGAGCGGATTTCGCGGATGTTGATCACGCCCTCGCCCATGAGGCCGCGGTCGAGGAGGAAGTCCTCCGTCGGGCTGCGCCAGTCGCAGATGTGGAAGGCGAAGAGCTTGTCCAACGCGGCGCAGCGCTCGATCTCGGTCTTGAGCATATCGTCCCACCACAGGTGGTAAACGTCCACTGCGATGCCGACGTGATCGTCATTGATGGCCTCGCACATGTCGTTGGCCTGCTTCATGGAGTTGACGGCGGAGCGTTCGGCGGCGTACATCGGGTGCAGCGGCTCGATGGCGAGTTTGACGCCCTTGTCCTTCGCCCGGGGGAGGACGGCGCGGATACCGTCGGCGATCTGCTGACGCGCCTCGGGCAGCGGGATGCCGGGTACGGCCCCGACCACGAGCACGATCAACGGTGCGCCGATGGCGGCGGCCTCGTCGATGCACTTTTCGTTGTCGGCGATGGCGGCGGCTCGCTCGGACTCGGTCTTGGCGGGGAAGAACCCGCCGCGGCAGTACGAGACGATTTCGAGGCCGTTGTCGCGGATGAGCTTCCCGGCGTCGGCGTGGGTCATGTCCTTGACGGCATCACGCCAGACAGTGATGCCGGGCACGCCCTCGCGGGCGAAGGCGCTGACGGTTTCCTTCAGGCTCCAGGGCTTGTGCGTGATCGTGTGGATGCACAGGCGGGAGAAGTCGGTGAGCGGTTTTGCAGGCATGGGTTTGAGTGGCTAAATGACTAAATGGTCAAATGGCTAAATGGTTTAAGTGCTCGGTTGTTGATTGCGGAACGTGTGGGACGCGCCCACCGGCCAATCAGCCATTTAACAATTAACCATTCAGCCATTTCCTCTTAATTAAAGAAACGGTAGTAGGGTTCGCCCTTGAGCATGCGCGTGACGAGCAGGGCGGACTCGCGCATGTGGTAGTCGCCCCACATGGAGGCTTCGCCGCAGGCGATCTTCTGCCCGGCGGGGACGTGATCCCAGCCGTTGGGCTCGTGGTAGATGCTGTGCAGGGTGAGGCCCTGATGCTTCTCGTCGGTGGAGAGGTAAGGCTCGTCGAGCAGCGCCTTGAGCGAGGTCAGGCCAGCCTGCCAGTAGCGTTCGCCGTCGGCGGTCTCGCCCTTGTCCTTGAGGTACTTGCCCAGGCGAAGGAGGCCCTGCACACCGATGGCGGCGGCGGAGGAATCGACCGGCTCCCAGTCGTTGAACGGGTCCGCAGGGCGCTCGGTGTAGTTGCCAAGCTGATACAGCTTGGGCGCACCGGTGTCCCAGTACGGGATGCCGTCTGAGGCGGTGTTGGCGATAAAGAAGTCGTTCGTGGCGCGGGCGGCCTTGAGAAGGAAGGCCTCGACTTCGGCGCGACCGCCGAGCGGTTCCAGCTCGGCGTCCGGCACCTCGGCCACGAGCTCCAGTTGTTCCGGGAAGCCGAGCATGGCCCAGGAGAGCCCTCGTGTCCAGGTAGTGAACCCGGAGAAGCCCTGCTGCGCGTTCGGGCAGCGGAAAGCGCCGTCGTTGATGTTGAAAATGGCCTCGTGGGCGGTGCGGCCCCACTCGTCGTATTTGTCGCGCCCCTCGCCGTAGAAGATGTTGTAGGCGGCGGTGGAGCGGGCGTGGTTGAGGGCGCGTTCGAGCAGGTTGATCGCGGCGTCGTTGTCCGTGAGCAGTGAGTGGCCGAGCAGCCAGCTCATCTCGACGGCGCGGATGGTGCGGATGGTATCGACGAAGAGCGAGTGCGGCCCGTTAAAGGAATAGAGGTAGCCGCCTTTGTCGTTCGGGCTCCAGCGCATGGCCTGGACCGAGCCGGAGGCCTTGAGCGCCATTTCGTAAAAGTTCATCTCCCATTCGTTGTGCGGGATTTTGCCCTCGCGCATGAGGCGGCGCAGGTTGCCGTAGGTGGAGACGTTGTTGAAGCCGTGGTCGTGAACGCCCTTGTGGGTGATGTGCGGGGCCATGACGGCGAGCGTCTGCTCGCGCCCGTACTGGAGGAAGCTCTCGTCCCCGGTGGCGTCGAACTGCAAAATCGCCGAGCCGAATTGGAAGCCCTGCGTCCACTCGGTCCAGCCGCGTGTGGTGTACTTGCCCTCGACGGTGAAGACCGGCGAGCCCTTGGAGGCGTCGTACTCGGCCTCGATCAGCTTGATCTTTTGGCCGGAGATTTTCCAGAAGCGTTCGAGGGCGGGTTGGAGTGATTCAAGAGTAAGGGTGGTGTCGATTTTCATGGAAAATAATTTCTTGTGCGTGTCTTTGCGGCGATGACAGTACCGGTGGGTGATGCGGTTTAAAAGAGTGGTGGGGGTGCTCGCCCCGGAGAGGGCGTGTGGTCCGTGCTTTGCCGGGGCCTAGAAGCGGTTTTCCTTGCGCAGGTGGACGAGGACGAGTTCGGAGTCCTCCAGCGCCTGGTAGGAGTGCTCAAGGATCGCGTCGAACTGGAGTGCCCGCCCGGCCTTCACGATGCGGGTTTCGGAGGGGAGGTTGATCTGGATTTTACCGGAAAGCACCCAGCAGGTTTCAAAGTCGTCGTGGTGCATCTCGGGCCGGGTGATGCGGCTGCCCTTGACGGCCCGCCCGTAGAAGACTCTCGCCTTTCCGTAGGTGATGCGGCTGAATTTGAAGCCGTCATGCTCGTAGCTTTCCGCCTTCACCTCGTGGGCCATGCGCGCCTCGGCCAGTCCGAGCAGTTCGGCCGCGCTCATGCTGAAGACCCGTGCGAGCTTATAGAGCGTTTCGAGTTCGGCGCTGGACTGGTTGCGCTCCAGCTTGGAGATGACCGCCACGGACACGCCCGAGCGCTCCGCCACCTGCCCCAACGTCAATTCCTCCCGCTTGCGCAGCGCGCGCAGGACCGAGAAGTCATAGAGCGGAGCGGATTCGCTCTCGGGGCTGGAGTTGGGCGTGGGCATGATTAAATTTTCTCTTGCGATAAAAAATAGATAGTTTCATATTGTCAAAGAAAAATTCAAAACCCATGAGCGAACATCCTGCCGTAACCCTGCTTGCACAGAAACGCCTGCTGCCCGTCGCCGTCCTGGAGGACGTGGACGCGGGCCTGAAAACCGCCGCCGCGCTGAAGGAAGCCGGCCTTAACCTGATCGAAGTCACCCTGCGCACGCCCGCTGCCGAGGCCGTCATCCGAGCGATCCTGAAGGAGTTTC harbors:
- the queG gene encoding tRNA epoxyqueuosine(34) reductase QueG; protein product: MLAFAGLMMHISPDMAVDIKSALQEQARELGLDALGVAPIEPPLRREYYLKWIADGRHGDMGWMERNNERRLHPANILPEARSIICAGVNYWQPEPPRRGRIAKYALGGDYHKAVLKKLKRLCDYLRENHGGAQRPYVDTGPVLEKPISVQAGLGWQGKSTILLNPTHGTWLFLGVIFTTLELEPDAPPPERCGTCTRCIDACPTGAIHAPFQLDARRCISYLTIEHKGAIPHEFRAAIGDRLYGCDECLDVCPWNKWAQLTREAKFAPRAYPDLREMLGWDEDTFNETLAGTPMRRTGLSRWKRNICVVLGNTGTAADRPALERAAADPDPLVAEHAQWAVCRLNSRTGAPRPHTPQGPAGPVF
- a CDS encoding 3-ketoacyl-ACP reductase encodes the protein MKNDKSSKPVALVTGGSRGIGFGCAEHLAKAGFDLVINGMRPEEQVADTLQALQALGARTAYARGDIGSKESREGILAVVRESFGKLNVLVNNAGVAPKERLDILEASEESFDYVVGTNLKGAYFLTQAAARWMVGQKKADDAFQGAIINVSSISATVISVNRGEYCIAKAGLSMATQLFAVRLGEYGIPVYEVRPGVIKTDMTAGVTEKYDKLIADGLCVTPRWGFPDDIGRAVSSLARGDFPYSTGQVIMVDGGLTLPRL
- a CDS encoding four helix bundle protein; amino-acid sequence: MKRANISANSSCAPAPNYAEARGAESKADFIHKLGIVRKELNESRIWLRILHKTGAPASELVAPLLGEVTELSRIIESSLKTARSHH
- a CDS encoding TlpA family protein disulfide reductase, which codes for MKSPALILAGAAAAALFAFVQPAVAQQATPDAGDPRQAMIDQQLQQLKGQGASETELMLIETMAYYQLGMDDKAQANIAKVKEAIPAIEKADGENSENARAARAIIIMADAKQAWDAGDTAKAEAAIGKAFVQMPEITAGIGGQWVNEYWQSKFMQDLSVPMDKALAVVTDEGKTVTLADLAKGNKAVYIDFWASWCGPCMQAMPELKARAAEYSDKGIVFAGVNLEDQAAAAKVGTELDIASTKINWLLETPDFALSDMLNVASIPQVALVAPSGEILWLGHPADPALVDELNKLTAN
- a CDS encoding Gfo/Idh/MocA family protein; this translates as MKTHKVGIIMNGVTGRMGTNQHLLRSIDAIIKQGGVKISPNEVIMPDPILVGRNENKLKHLTEISSVKEYTTDLDSVMNDDRFSIYFDSQGTLQRFDAVKKAAEAGKHVYCEKPTAIKTEDAYELYKICRDAGVKNGVVQDKLWLPGMLKFMRLKENGFFGDILSVRGEFGYWVFEGHTIPAQRPSWNYRKEDGGGMVVDMLCHWRYVIDNLFGPVKSVSCLAATHIPERVDEQGKPYKCTADDSAYSTFELENGVICHFNSSWNVRVRRDDLLTMQVDGTKGSAIVGLRDVWIQHYGNTPKPIWNPDIAQPIDFFDGWSKVPEQESHDNAFKVQWELFLRHVVLDEPFRWTLLEGAKGVQLAEYGIKSSEARQWIELPELKA
- a CDS encoding sugar phosphate isomerase/epimerase family protein, which encodes MPAKPLTDFSRLCIHTITHKPWSLKETVSAFAREGVPGITVWRDAVKDMTHADAGKLIRDNGLEIVSYCRGGFFPAKTESERAAAIADNEKCIDEAAAIGAPLIVLVVGAVPGIPLPEARQQIADGIRAVLPRAKDKGVKLAIEPLHPMYAAERSAVNSMKQANDMCEAINDDHVGIAVDVYHLWWDDMLKTEIERCAALDKLFAFHICDWRSPTEDFLLDRGLMGEGVINIREIRSWVEATGYKGYNEVEIFSNRWWKEDQNKFLDQIKEAYLQYS
- a CDS encoding glycosyl hydrolase — translated: MKIDTTLTLESLQPALERFWKISGQKIKLIEAEYDASKGSPVFTVEGKYTTRGWTEWTQGFQFGSAILQFDATGDESFLQYGREQTLAVMAPHITHKGVHDHGFNNVSTYGNLRRLMREGKIPHNEWEMNFYEMALKASGSVQAMRWSPNDKGGYLYSFNGPHSLFVDTIRTIRAVEMSWLLGHSLLTDNDAAINLLERALNHARSTAAYNIFYGEGRDKYDEWGRTAHEAIFNINDGAFRCPNAQQGFSGFTTWTRGLSWAMLGFPEQLELVAEVPDAELEPLGGRAEVEAFLLKAARATNDFFIANTASDGIPYWDTGAPKLYQLGNYTERPADPFNDWEPVDSSAAAIGVQGLLRLGKYLKDKGETADGERYWQAGLTSLKALLDEPYLSTDEKHQGLTLHSIYHEPNGWDHVPAGQKIACGEASMWGDYHMRESALLVTRMLKGEPYYRFFN
- a CDS encoding helix-turn-helix domain-containing protein, whose protein sequence is MPTPNSSPESESAPLYDFSVLRALRKREELTLGQVAERSGVSVAVISKLERNQSSAELETLYKLARVFSMSAAELLGLAEARMAHEVKAESYEHDGFKFSRITYGKARVFYGRAVKGSRITRPEMHHDDFETCWVLSGKIQINLPSETRIVKAGRALQFDAILEHSYQALEDSELVLVHLRKENRF